A region from the Manihot esculenta cultivar AM560-2 chromosome 13, M.esculenta_v8, whole genome shotgun sequence genome encodes:
- the LOC110630136 gene encoding uncharacterized protein LOC110630136 isoform X2 yields MFFKPLSSRTHVFLSPSPSSSPFPYSIIISYLCTSPATLPSRFYSLRRLYEEESRNIKISVWWDFENCHLPAGVNVFKVAHAITAAIRANGMKGPIQITAFGDVLQLSRANQEALSSTGINLTHVPQGGKNSADRSLLMDLMYWVSQNPPPAHLLLISGDRDFANVLHRLRMNNYNILLATSDTAPSVLCSAASIMWRWNALVRRENLIGKIFNQPPDGPYGSWYGYYKVPLEDPFSVVEQPKCTHGEELSEASSETKTPPNPTPTPIPKAVTKQIRDILSLYPKGISIADLRFELGKIKGFDKNLYGYKKFSRFLLSMPNILKLQSTGDGNFIVSAVAAKPEPYEPNPCISTGPVVMEVDQLTTKALKPNGKEEPISGSVDQKNVMPLSPEISAERPIRKVQKSPPHKDVKMNIEEPPKEMDELPSIGEKDVQVVNAQVSEDNPMPVKQKDSKSEVGFLKKFWRTWFGSKDDSSGAKDYDIPNKPHAYGDYSDKKSENTLEKCGASGDVLEKKEVEKNFVNLPTQKNGRVSSTSCSSSNSDSNIEKESSMSYEPYNEKSEKRAGFFGLIMKWWKFGENSPNSDSSTDQPSKELEQINSCSEKLDIFSEDSFWKEMESFLGSQRGSLLVSQSITREQMARNLQKDGPVALRSLGESDAHRLVGMLISEKKWVEENLSESSPYKLTWSARKSTSFSDSRASNGLRSIFLSTSSQSDAKRRSDHDGDAINGRIQNISHAGVSQPVSRRKSSVSLRSETLMDCQKLVNEILREFPEGYNIGSFRKLFLERYGYPLDIQKLGHQKLASLLQKMPGVTIESTYIFPSGKSSECSIQDSAAPNIDECDSAHTSTTSGSELPDASKDDESDSTWEELGPVDNAGSSRKASEEKCTFTHYESSASDDEFSEPERELIAGTQEEGLTKSGMNHEDSSLLQILDSWYSSKEGVKTKENPENVQDMIDCSKNALQPSNPLGLDPDDNDLDANNSNKLIDGIIGSLKKSGGSRMQS; encoded by the exons ATGTTCTTCAAGCCGCTCTCTTCCAGAACCCACGTCTTCTTATCCCCATCTCCTTCCTCTTCACCTTTTCCATACTCAATCATTATCTCTTACTTGTGTACGTCTCCAGCGACTCTTCCTTCCCGCTTCTATTCCTTAAGGCGCCTGTACGAGGAGGAGTCGAGAAATATCAAGATTTCTGTGTGGTGGGATTTTGAGAATTGCCACTTGCCCGCTGGGGTTAATGTGTTTAAGGTTGCCCACGCTATCACGGCAGCGATCAGGGCAAATGGGATGAAGGGTCCTATTCAAATTACAGCCTTTGGGGATGTGCTACAGCTTTCAAGGGCTAATCAGGAGGCACTTTCCTCGACTGGGATCAATCTGACTCATGTTCCTCAGG GAGGAAAAAACAGTGCTGATAGGTCTCTTCTCATGGATCTTATGTACTGGGTTTCCCAAAATCCACCGCCTGCCCATCTTTTGCTAATTTCTGGCGATAGGGACTTTGCTAATGTGTTACACCGGCTAAGGATGAACAATTACAATATATTGCTTGCAACCTCAGATACCGCTCCTAGTGTTCTCTGCAGTGCAGCTAGTATCATGTGGCGTTGGAATGCTTTGGTCAGAAGGGAAAACCTAATCGGAAAGATTTTTAACCAACCCCCTGATGGTCCTTATGGTTCTTGGTATGGCTATTATAAGGTGCCTCTTGAAGACCCATTCTCAGTTGTTGAGCAACCAAAGTGTACACATGGGGAAGAGTTGTCTGAAGCTAGTTCAGAGACCAAGACTCCTCCAAATCCAACTCCAACACCAATTCCAAAAGCAGTTACGAAGCAGATCCGTGATATTTTGAGTTTGTATCCTAAAGGAATCTCAATTGCCGATCTGCGTTTTGAGTTGGGAAAAATTAAGGGCTTTGATAAAAATTTGTATGGCTATAAAAAGTTCTCCCGGTTTCTCCTGTCCATGCCAAATATTTTGAAGCTTCAATCAACTGGTGATGGGAATTTTATAGTAAGTGCAGTTGCTGCAAAACCTGAACCTTATGAGCCTAATCCATGCATCTCTACAGGTCCTGTAGTTATGGAAGTAGACCAGCTCACTACTAAAGCTTTAAAGCCAAATGGCAAGGAGGAACCTATCTCTGGTTCTGTGGATCAGAAAAATGTAATGCCTTTATCCCCTGAAATAAGTGCAGAAAGGCCTATAAGAAAAGTGCAAAAATCTCCTCCTCATAAGGATGTGAAAATGAATATTGAAGAGCCTCCAAAAGAAATGGATGAACTTCCTTCAATTGGTGAAAAGGATGTGCAAGTGGTTAATGCACAGGTTTCTGAGGACAATCCGATGCCTGTGAAGCAAAAAGATTCTAAATCTGAAGTGGGATTTTTAAAGAAATTCTGGAGAACGTGGTTTGGCAGTAAAGATGATAGTTCTGGAGCAAAAGATTATGATATTCCAAACAAACCTCATGCTTATGGAGATTACTCTGATAAGAAAAGTGAGAACACTCTTGAAAAATGTGGTGCTTCAGGTGATGTCCTTGAAAAGAAGGAAGTTGAGAAAAATTTTGTCAACTTGCCAACCCAAAAAAATGGTCGAGTATCTTCCACATCATGTTCTTCATCAAATAGTGACTCAAATATAGAGAAAGAAAGTTCTATGAGTTATGAACCATATAATGAAAAATCTGAGAAAAGAGCTGGTTTTTTTGGCCTGATTATGAAATGGTGGAAATTTGGGGAAAATAGTCCAAACTCTGATTCATCAACTGATCAACCCAGCAAAGAACTCGAGCAGATAAACAGTTGTTCTGAAAAGCTTGATATTTTTTCTGAAGATTCCTTTTGGAAAGAGATGGAATCCTTTTTAGGCTCGCAGAGGGGATCACTTCTTGTATCACAATCAATTACCAG GGAGCAGATGGCAAGGAATCTGCAAAAGGATGGACCTGTGGCTCTTAGATCTCTTGGTGAAAGTGATGCCCATCGGTTGGTTGGTATGTTAATATCAGAGAAGAAATGGGTAGAAGAAAATCTCTCTGAGTCTTCGCCTTATAAGCTCACTTGGTCTGCTAGAAAGAGTACTTCCTTTAGTGATTCTCGTGCATCAAATGGATTACGTTCAATTTTTTTGAGCACATCATCACAATCTGATGCCAAGAGACGATCAGATCATGATGGAGATGCAATAAATGGAAGAATTCAGAATATTTCTCATGCTGGAGTTTCTCAACCAGTGAGCCGTAGAAAATCCTCAGTAAGTTTGAGAAGTGAGACATTAATGGACTGTCAAAAACTTGTGAATGAGATATTGAGGGAGTTCCCAGAAGGGTATAATATTGGCTCCTTCAGAAAGCTTTTCCTTGAGAGGTATGGATATCCTCTTGATATCCAAAAGCTTGGTCACCAAAAATTGGCATCCTTGCTACAGAAGATGCCTGGGGTGACAATAGAGTCCACTTATATTTTTCCTTCTGGTAAATCCTCCGAATGTTCCATTCAGGATAGTGCTGCTCCTAATATTGATGAATGTGATTCAGCTCATACATCGACAACTTCAGGTAGTGAATTACCTGATGCATCAAAAGATGATGAATCGGATTCTACATGGGAGGAATTGGGTCCTGTTGATAATGCAGGATCTAGCAGGAAGGCATCAGAAGAAAAATGCACATTTACTCATTATGAGTCTTCCGCCTCAGATGATGAATTTTCTGAACCAGAAAGAGAGTTAATAGCTGGAACTCAGGAAGAAGGGCTAACAAAGTCTGGAATGAATCATGAAGATAGCTCATTACTCCAAATTCTTGATTCATGGTACAGCAGTAAGGAAGGTGTCAAGACAAAAGAAAACCCAGAGAATGTGCAAGACATGATTGATTGTTCAAAAAATGCTTTACAGCCGTCCAATCCATTGGGACTAG ACCCTGATGATAATGACCTTGATGCTAATAACTCAAACAAGCTGATTGATGGCATAATTGGTAGCTTGAAGAAATCAGGAGGGTCGAGGATGCAGAGCTGA
- the LOC110630136 gene encoding uncharacterized protein LOC110630136 isoform X1, whose translation MFFKPLSSRTHVFLSPSPSSSPFPYSIIISYLCTSPATLPSRFYSLRRLYEEESRNIKISVWWDFENCHLPAGVNVFKVAHAITAAIRANGMKGPIQITAFGDVLQLSRANQEALSSTGINLTHVPQGGKNSADRSLLMDLMYWVSQNPPPAHLLLISGDRDFANVLHRLRMNNYNILLATSDTAPSVLCSAASIMWRWNALVRRENLIGKIFNQPPDGPYGSWYGYYKVPLEDPFSVVEQPKCTHGEELSEASSETKTPPNPTPTPIPKAVTKQIRDILSLYPKGISIADLRFELGKIKGFDKNLYGYKKFSRFLLSMPNILKLQSTGDGNFIVSAVAAKPEPYEPNPCISTGPVVMEVDQLTTKALKPNGKEEPISGSVDQKNVMPLSPEISAERPIRKVQKSPPHKDVKMNIEEPPKEMDELPSIGEKDVQVVNAQVSEDNPMPVKQKDSKSEVGFLKKFWRTWFGSKDDSSGAKDYDIPNKPHAYGDYSDKKSENTLEKCGASGDVLEKKEVEKNFVNLPTQKNGRVSSTSCSSSNSDSNIEKESSMSYEPYNEKSEKRAGFFGLIMKWWKFGENSPNSDSSTDQPSKELEQINSCSEKLDIFSEDSFWKEMESFLGSQRGSLLVSQSITREQMARNLQKDGPVALRSLGESDAHRLVGMLISEKKWVEENLSESSPYKLTWSARKSTSFSDSRASNGLRSIFLSTSSQSDAKRRSDHDGDAINGRIQNISHAGVSQPVSRRKSSVSLRSETLMDCQKLVNEILREFPEGYNIGSFRKLFLERYGYPLDIQKLGHQKLASLLQKMPGVTIESTYIFPSGKSSECSIQDSAAPNIDECDSAHTSTTSGSELPDASKDDESDSTWEELGPVDNAGSSRKASEEKCTFTHYESSASDDEFSEPERELIAGTQEEGLTKSGMNHEDSSLLQILDSWYSSKEGVKTKENPENVQDMIDCSKNALQPSNPLGLGTKIDTSLRKYGQKQKPQRRYSFVADPDDNDLDANNSNKLIDGIIGSLKKSGGSRMQS comes from the exons ATGTTCTTCAAGCCGCTCTCTTCCAGAACCCACGTCTTCTTATCCCCATCTCCTTCCTCTTCACCTTTTCCATACTCAATCATTATCTCTTACTTGTGTACGTCTCCAGCGACTCTTCCTTCCCGCTTCTATTCCTTAAGGCGCCTGTACGAGGAGGAGTCGAGAAATATCAAGATTTCTGTGTGGTGGGATTTTGAGAATTGCCACTTGCCCGCTGGGGTTAATGTGTTTAAGGTTGCCCACGCTATCACGGCAGCGATCAGGGCAAATGGGATGAAGGGTCCTATTCAAATTACAGCCTTTGGGGATGTGCTACAGCTTTCAAGGGCTAATCAGGAGGCACTTTCCTCGACTGGGATCAATCTGACTCATGTTCCTCAGG GAGGAAAAAACAGTGCTGATAGGTCTCTTCTCATGGATCTTATGTACTGGGTTTCCCAAAATCCACCGCCTGCCCATCTTTTGCTAATTTCTGGCGATAGGGACTTTGCTAATGTGTTACACCGGCTAAGGATGAACAATTACAATATATTGCTTGCAACCTCAGATACCGCTCCTAGTGTTCTCTGCAGTGCAGCTAGTATCATGTGGCGTTGGAATGCTTTGGTCAGAAGGGAAAACCTAATCGGAAAGATTTTTAACCAACCCCCTGATGGTCCTTATGGTTCTTGGTATGGCTATTATAAGGTGCCTCTTGAAGACCCATTCTCAGTTGTTGAGCAACCAAAGTGTACACATGGGGAAGAGTTGTCTGAAGCTAGTTCAGAGACCAAGACTCCTCCAAATCCAACTCCAACACCAATTCCAAAAGCAGTTACGAAGCAGATCCGTGATATTTTGAGTTTGTATCCTAAAGGAATCTCAATTGCCGATCTGCGTTTTGAGTTGGGAAAAATTAAGGGCTTTGATAAAAATTTGTATGGCTATAAAAAGTTCTCCCGGTTTCTCCTGTCCATGCCAAATATTTTGAAGCTTCAATCAACTGGTGATGGGAATTTTATAGTAAGTGCAGTTGCTGCAAAACCTGAACCTTATGAGCCTAATCCATGCATCTCTACAGGTCCTGTAGTTATGGAAGTAGACCAGCTCACTACTAAAGCTTTAAAGCCAAATGGCAAGGAGGAACCTATCTCTGGTTCTGTGGATCAGAAAAATGTAATGCCTTTATCCCCTGAAATAAGTGCAGAAAGGCCTATAAGAAAAGTGCAAAAATCTCCTCCTCATAAGGATGTGAAAATGAATATTGAAGAGCCTCCAAAAGAAATGGATGAACTTCCTTCAATTGGTGAAAAGGATGTGCAAGTGGTTAATGCACAGGTTTCTGAGGACAATCCGATGCCTGTGAAGCAAAAAGATTCTAAATCTGAAGTGGGATTTTTAAAGAAATTCTGGAGAACGTGGTTTGGCAGTAAAGATGATAGTTCTGGAGCAAAAGATTATGATATTCCAAACAAACCTCATGCTTATGGAGATTACTCTGATAAGAAAAGTGAGAACACTCTTGAAAAATGTGGTGCTTCAGGTGATGTCCTTGAAAAGAAGGAAGTTGAGAAAAATTTTGTCAACTTGCCAACCCAAAAAAATGGTCGAGTATCTTCCACATCATGTTCTTCATCAAATAGTGACTCAAATATAGAGAAAGAAAGTTCTATGAGTTATGAACCATATAATGAAAAATCTGAGAAAAGAGCTGGTTTTTTTGGCCTGATTATGAAATGGTGGAAATTTGGGGAAAATAGTCCAAACTCTGATTCATCAACTGATCAACCCAGCAAAGAACTCGAGCAGATAAACAGTTGTTCTGAAAAGCTTGATATTTTTTCTGAAGATTCCTTTTGGAAAGAGATGGAATCCTTTTTAGGCTCGCAGAGGGGATCACTTCTTGTATCACAATCAATTACCAG GGAGCAGATGGCAAGGAATCTGCAAAAGGATGGACCTGTGGCTCTTAGATCTCTTGGTGAAAGTGATGCCCATCGGTTGGTTGGTATGTTAATATCAGAGAAGAAATGGGTAGAAGAAAATCTCTCTGAGTCTTCGCCTTATAAGCTCACTTGGTCTGCTAGAAAGAGTACTTCCTTTAGTGATTCTCGTGCATCAAATGGATTACGTTCAATTTTTTTGAGCACATCATCACAATCTGATGCCAAGAGACGATCAGATCATGATGGAGATGCAATAAATGGAAGAATTCAGAATATTTCTCATGCTGGAGTTTCTCAACCAGTGAGCCGTAGAAAATCCTCAGTAAGTTTGAGAAGTGAGACATTAATGGACTGTCAAAAACTTGTGAATGAGATATTGAGGGAGTTCCCAGAAGGGTATAATATTGGCTCCTTCAGAAAGCTTTTCCTTGAGAGGTATGGATATCCTCTTGATATCCAAAAGCTTGGTCACCAAAAATTGGCATCCTTGCTACAGAAGATGCCTGGGGTGACAATAGAGTCCACTTATATTTTTCCTTCTGGTAAATCCTCCGAATGTTCCATTCAGGATAGTGCTGCTCCTAATATTGATGAATGTGATTCAGCTCATACATCGACAACTTCAGGTAGTGAATTACCTGATGCATCAAAAGATGATGAATCGGATTCTACATGGGAGGAATTGGGTCCTGTTGATAATGCAGGATCTAGCAGGAAGGCATCAGAAGAAAAATGCACATTTACTCATTATGAGTCTTCCGCCTCAGATGATGAATTTTCTGAACCAGAAAGAGAGTTAATAGCTGGAACTCAGGAAGAAGGGCTAACAAAGTCTGGAATGAATCATGAAGATAGCTCATTACTCCAAATTCTTGATTCATGGTACAGCAGTAAGGAAGGTGTCAAGACAAAAGAAAACCCAGAGAATGTGCAAGACATGATTGATTGTTCAAAAAATGCTTTACAGCCGTCCAATCCATTGGGACTAGGTACTAAGATCGACACATCTTTAAGAAAATATGGCCAAAAGCAGAAACCTCAAAGGCGCTATTCTTTTGTTGCAGACCCTGATGATAATGACCTTGATGCTAATAACTCAAACAAGCTGATTGATGGCATAATTGGTAGCTTGAAGAAATCAGGAGGGTCGAGGATGCAGAGCTGA
- the LOC110629213 gene encoding uncharacterized protein LOC110629213 yields MVSPDFIRDFRHIALCNVLYKILAKDNVLIAFELLHGMKRERLGGEGPAKWIEWMMLCVTTINYSMIYNNAVMGPIKLKGGLRANECESRRVKEILKAYKEATGQAINFQKSGLMFSPVMAESKKQAILGLLGVHNSLVGERYLGLPSLVGRNKKQIFNYIKERLWNQTS; encoded by the exons ATGGTCAGTCCTGATTTCATTCGTGACTTTCGACATATTGCTTTGTGCAATGTTCTTTATAAAATTCTTGCTAAG GATAATGTGCTTATTGCCTTTGAGTTATTGCATGGGATGAAGAGAGAAAGATTGGGTGGAGAAGGGCCA GCTAAATGGATTGAGTGGATGATGTTGTGTGTTACTACGATTAACTACTCTATGATTTATAACAATGCTGTTATGGGGCCTATTAAACTAAAGGGAGGTTTAAG GGCTAATGAATGTGAAAGCAGGCGTGTTAAAGAGATATTAAAGGCTTATAAGGAAGCTACTGGTCAAgcaattaattttcaaaaatcagGTTTAATGTTTAGCCCTGTGATGGCTGAATCAAAGAAACAAGCTATTTTAGGGTTGCTGGGAGTTCATAATTCTTTGGTCGGAGAAAGATACTTGGGTTTACCTTCTCTTGTGGGAAGAAATAAGAAGCAGATCTTCAATTATATCAAAGAGAGGCTTTGG aaccagaccTCTTAA